TTCACGGCTTATGCCATACTTAGCGACTATGTTTTCTGCGGTTATACCCATGTGGTAGCCGTAGAAAATTTCATAGAGACCGTCATAAACGAGAAGGTCATGAATCTCGCCAACTCCTGTGAGTTCCATTCTGTGTCCCCATCTGGCTTTTTTAAGAGCCATAGGGATATTGCTCATGCTTTCCTGGCCACCTGCGAGAACCACATCAGCGTCACCATTCATGATGGACTGAGCGCCAAGCGCAATTGCCTTGAGCCCAGAACCGCATACCTTATTAACCGTAAAAGCTGGTGTCTCCTTTGAAATACCGGCTTTTATCATAGCCTGACGCGCCGGATTCTGTCCCTGCGCAGCAACAATAACATTACCCATGATAACTTCATCAATGGATATTTCTTTTGCATTGTCGTCCCACTGAGCGCCTTTTTTTTCAAGCTCGATAACGCCCTGATCCTTCAGCTTGTCAGGAGCAATAGCATTCATCTCCGCGCTTGGCACCGGCTTAAGGCCTGCCTTTTTAAGGGTTTCCCTCATTACTACAGCGCCAAGATCAGCAACAAGTACATCCTTGAGAGCGCCGCCAAAAGAGCCGACAGCAGTTCTTGCACCACTTACTATTACAACTTCCTTCATCTCCTTGCCCTCCGTTTAATAAATAGCTTAATGAAATTAAGGTTGTCGTTCCCTATAAAACTTCCTACACTGCAAAATTGAAACTTTACTGATAATTTGGAGTTAAACGTACAAACAACGTAAACCAAAGTCAACGATTAGCCATGTGCCTGATTCTTTTTTCATACAAAAAACACAAAAAATACAAATTAATTCTCGCAGCAAACAGAGACGAGTTTTACGCAAGACCAACAGACCCTGTTTCCAGATGGAACAAAGGAAGCGGAATAATCGCAGGAAAAGATCTTGAGGCTGGCGGAACATGGATGGGAATATCGGAAAACGGCCGTTTTGCGGCCCTTACAAACTTCAGGGATCCCAAATCAATTAAAAAAGATGCGCTTTCAAGAGGCCTGCTTGTTTCAGATTTTCTTGAAGGGAAAAACAGTTCTCCGGAAGAATACCTTAACCATGTTGCAGCACAAAAAAATCTTTACAATGGATTCAATCTTCTTGCAGGAGACAGGGACGATCTTTACTATTTTTCAAATCATGAAGGTATTGTCAAAAAAATAGAGCCTGGGCTACACGGCCTTTCAAATCATTTGCTTGACACGCCCTGGCCTAAAGTTGAAAAAGGCAAAAAATACCTGGAAAGCCTTATAAACTCAGAATGTTTTGAAAACCATGAAAAGGTTTTCGCTTTTCTAGAGGATTCCAAAATTCCGCCTGACCAACTTCTTCCTGAAACAGGAATGGGGATCGATTGGGAAAGGATACTCGCGCCCCTTTTCATTAAAAGCGAAGTATATGGAACAAGATCATCCAGTTTTCTATTGATCGGATATGATGGCAAAGGGATATTCACCGAAAAGACATGGATCAAGGCCGGTGCCAGCGTCATGGCTGGAGAAACGAGAGTGATAAACTTTTAAGTAAAGTAATAGCTGTAAAAAACTGGAATAGGCATTCGGCTGAATATAGCTCAAAAAAACCTCATCCCCCACTCTTGAAGGGGGAGGATGAGGTTCTCACACCTTGTATTTTAAATAAACGCCCGACAAAAATTATCAGTCTTAATTCTTCATCTTAATCAACCATATCATCCTGGATAAAATCATCCGGCTTAAGGTTCGCGTATTCATTAAGAGCTGATCTTATTTCTTTTGAACCCTTTTCAACAACGGAACGAACAGCACGGTAATGAACCTCGAGCGGAGACAAGGCATATTTACCTTTTGTCCTTATAATATAGTCCCGCACATAGCCTTTTACAGAATTCCAGGTATCCCTTCTTGCCTGGGTCTTAAGATTGGTCAGATTGTCAAGCTTTTCAAGCTGTTCCTTTTCAAACCTGGCTTCAAGGCTTTTCTGAGCCATGGTTATCCATATGAAAAACACTCCGACTGCGGCAGCTGCCCCTGCAGAGGCAAAAATCTCGAGCACAGGGAATCCGGCGAAAAACAATATTCCTGATGTTGCCGCTCCAGAAATCAGAGCGAGCAGTATTCCAAGCAAGGTGAATTTTGTCTTAAAATTCCTGAGCCTCTTTTTATAGATAATGAGAGAACCCAAAAGATGTGAAAGCCTCTCACTGTTTACTTCCACGAATGTTGCAATATTATCCAGCTGATACCTCGGAGCGTCCTGAATGGCCTTTTTAAGCTCCTCCCTCTGATTCTCAAGAAGATGCAGATACTCGGAATCATAATGTGTCTGACTTTTATTGCTGGCATGCTGGGAATATGTCAGATGAATCATTGGAATGTCTTTCCGGCCGGTCATCTGGGAAAGATTCCAGCAGAGGGTTCCATAGACCCTCAAGAGATCGGGCAAAGAAGCGCATTCATCAATACGGTTCAGAACAAAGAGTAGCCTGTCTTCAAAGGTCTCTTTTGGTAGGGTGTCCCGCAGGCTTTCATGGGCTTCTCGTCCGGTTCCTGCCTTGTGGGGATCGAAAAGTACCAGTATCAGGTCGGCGGTTCTTGCAAGATCTCCTATTGCCTCCTGATAATTGTAACCACGGTCTCGCTCTGTAATGCTGTCTATCATTCCAGGCGTGTCAATCAATGCAAGATGCTTCAAAAATGGAGAATTGACCTTTTTTAGGCAAAAATGGGCTGCGAATCTCTGTCCGTGGCGTTTGAGGGACTCGAAAGGATATTCCGGGTCGTTCATCAGGAACTTGCCATCCCTTTCATCTGTAACCCTTATGCCCGCTTCCTCGGGAACAGAATCATCATAGGTCAGGATAGTAAAGGAGTCATCTGTCGGAGCCTGGCCTGTTTTCTGAATGGTTGCCCCAAGAAATTCGTTTATGAGTGTGGATTTTCCTGAAGAATA
Above is a genomic segment from Desulforegula conservatrix Mb1Pa containing:
- a CDS encoding NRDE family protein, encoding MCLILFSYKKHKKYKLILAANRDEFYARPTDPVSRWNKGSGIIAGKDLEAGGTWMGISENGRFAALTNFRDPKSIKKDALSRGLLVSDFLEGKNSSPEEYLNHVAAQKNLYNGFNLLAGDRDDLYYFSNHEGIVKKIEPGLHGLSNHLLDTPWPKVEKGKKYLESLINSECFENHEKVFAFLEDSKIPPDQLLPETGMGIDWERILAPLFIKSEVYGTRSSSFLLIGYDGKGIFTEKTWIKAGASVMAGETRVINF
- a CDS encoding dynamin family protein; amino-acid sequence: MYRDNYLTALKNEIIEMVSGKLTPAAKLYGYSETPLESAIKWKPQVLVIGNYSSGKSTLINEFLGATIQKTGQAPTDDSFTILTYDDSVPEEAGIRVTDERDGKFLMNDPEYPFESLKRHGQRFAAHFCLKKVNSPFLKHLALIDTPGMIDSITERDRGYNYQEAIGDLARTADLILVLFDPHKAGTGREAHESLRDTLPKETFEDRLLFVLNRIDECASLPDLLRVYGTLCWNLSQMTGRKDIPMIHLTYSQHASNKSQTHYDSEYLHLLENQREELKKAIQDAPRYQLDNIATFVEVNSERLSHLLGSLIIYKKRLRNFKTKFTLLGILLALISGAATSGILFFAGFPVLEIFASAGAAAAVGVFFIWITMAQKSLEARFEKEQLEKLDNLTNLKTQARRDTWNSVKGYVRDYIIRTKGKYALSPLEVHYRAVRSVVEKGSKEIRSALNEYANLKPDDFIQDDMVD